A genomic region of Oceanivirga salmonicida contains the following coding sequences:
- a CDS encoding S8 family serine peptidase — protein MKLKLLNLCLVISILPSCVGIEVNGINIIDNVIKDKITENVKGKIVDNVIKDKIIDNVKGEIIENVKDKIVDNAIKDKIIDNVIKKEINEQNYKDFKEIKIDNIISRYVEANNNVIIDKDYKTDNLDYDYDDNPKVSIIETIVGANDWKISKVKFNNLKLGSQLNKNNNEHPQNVLDSFLDVNNNLKVDDDEKNLNIDLTLYSRDYINIKNIIGITNHSYGWIDYMDKMYKYNKYNEYNDKIVREYRYKDDFYTPLIHNSAEYKHNKTLRIASLSNNSKGTNTKYFAKSFVEGYDNASPEVKKMLRSETIFVKNQFIEKYIYKNPMVKLFKDFEKVTTLENKEKVYEDIKYFYINNRNNIEQEYKPIALSLRSHVVGHDGYINITDNTIVTGSSYSAPRVSRLAYDIKKKFPFLSLGQVKQIILTTADHVDNGGYLDNFSGWGQVNRERALKGPNNFNAGLIDEMKFFKGNYDKIFDKDGNRYFYVNIPINMVSVFENDITSGLKGDGNTTKSTTIAILGKILNKSERQVFRHRIPNVLDDEKLYYANIATAGLRKNGKGELILLGKQLYTSKTQIFDGTLTLKNYSKSHYEVGNLAKLNIDGNKEININIIHNSGIVNFNVNSNIGEYKSSKKSITNINQNIKLKVKSFESNGKINFNFNGNKKIDLDKVIISENPILIDIKTDNIFLNPILINNNKIVKLEFINGSKTGKKLKDLSESELRNIASYDINTRKFFEEYGDIKIAEQNLLLSKSEVALINAKAIDKANAKEQIFTDNYSNFISSLFEGNLEVQNIKLNNLLYNIYDKKNKISFGTFIDINVLDNDKSSKLKKILNSTYFSYGKNISKNINLNLYGVYTHSNYNFDKVKSEFINNNVEFGIVYTHNFKSLDIIIDNSLSYNNTKISREIIDEKVKNKLHSLMFQNKLLFKRDFKIDKIKTIFTPFISNTLQVLNVFESARENSSLGVKILKNIFINDKIGFGIATKTTIFDKITINNRLKLDINTNINNTLKVNILDKDTVFQGEKLSRMVLDYQIGVSFIPINNLKLGINANINTKSKFGANIFLDYEF, from the coding sequence ATGAAATTAAAATTGTTAAATTTATGTTTAGTAATTAGTATTTTACCAAGTTGTGTGGGAATAGAAGTAAATGGTATAAATATAATAGATAATGTTATAAAAGATAAAATTACTGAGAATGTAAAGGGTAAAATTGTAGACAATGTTATAAAAGATAAAATTATAGACAATGTAAAAGGTGAAATTATTGAAAATGTGAAAGATAAAATTGTAGATAATGCTATAAAAGATAAAATTATAGATAATGTGATAAAAAAGGAAATCAATGAACAAAACTATAAAGATTTTAAAGAAATAAAGATTGATAATATTATTTCAAGATATGTTGAAGCTAATAATAATGTAATAATAGATAAGGATTATAAAACTGATAATTTAGACTATGATTATGATGATAACCCAAAAGTTAGTATTATAGAGACCATTGTTGGAGCAAATGATTGGAAAATATCTAAAGTTAAATTTAATAATTTAAAATTAGGTTCACAACTTAATAAAAATAATAATGAACACCCGCAAAATGTTTTAGATTCATTTTTAGATGTGAATAATAATTTGAAAGTAGATGATGATGAAAAGAATTTAAATATAGATTTAACTCTGTATTCGCGTGATTATATAAATATAAAAAACATAATAGGAATTACCAACCATTCATATGGTTGGATTGATTATATGGACAAAATGTATAAATATAATAAATACAATGAGTATAATGATAAAATAGTAAGAGAATATAGGTATAAAGATGATTTTTATACTCCTTTAATACATAATTCAGCCGAATATAAACATAATAAAACATTAAGAATTGCATCACTATCAAATAATTCAAAAGGAACTAATACAAAATATTTTGCTAAAAGTTTTGTAGAAGGCTATGATAATGCTAGTCCAGAAGTAAAAAAAATGTTAAGGAGTGAAACTATATTTGTAAAAAATCAATTTATTGAAAAATATATTTATAAAAATCCTATGGTCAAACTCTTTAAAGACTTTGAAAAAGTAACAACATTAGAAAATAAAGAAAAAGTTTATGAAGATATAAAATATTTTTATATAAATAATAGAAATAACATTGAACAAGAATATAAACCAATAGCACTGTCACTTCGTAGTCATGTTGTAGGACATGATGGCTATATAAATATTACAGATAATACAATAGTAACAGGTTCTAGTTATTCTGCACCTAGAGTTAGTAGATTAGCATATGATATTAAGAAAAAATTTCCGTTTTTATCATTAGGGCAAGTTAAACAAATAATATTAACAACAGCAGATCATGTAGATAATGGAGGTTATTTAGATAATTTTAGTGGGTGGGGTCAAGTTAATAGAGAAAGAGCATTAAAAGGACCTAATAATTTTAATGCGGGTTTAATTGATGAAATGAAGTTTTTTAAAGGTAATTATGATAAAATATTTGATAAAGATGGGAATAGATATTTTTATGTAAATATACCTATTAATATGGTTAGTGTATTTGAAAATGATATAACTAGTGGATTAAAAGGTGATGGGAATACAACTAAGAGTACAACAATAGCAATTTTAGGAAAAATTTTAAACAAAAGTGAAAGACAAGTATTTAGACATAGAATACCAAATGTTTTAGATGATGAGAAACTATATTATGCTAATATTGCAACAGCGGGTCTTAGAAAAAATGGTAAAGGAGAATTAATTTTATTAGGAAAACAGTTATATACTAGTAAAACTCAAATTTTTGATGGTACATTAACTCTAAAAAATTATTCTAAATCTCATTATGAAGTGGGAAATCTTGCAAAGCTAAATATAGATGGAAATAAAGAAATAAATATAAATATTATACATAATTCAGGAATAGTAAATTTTAATGTTAATTCTAATATAGGTGAATATAAATCAAGTAAAAAGAGTATTACTAATATTAATCAAAATATCAAATTAAAGGTAAAATCTTTTGAAAGTAATGGTAAAATAAATTTTAATTTTAATGGAAATAAAAAGATAGATTTAGATAAGGTTATAATATCTGAAAATCCAATATTAATTGATATTAAAACTGATAATATTTTCTTAAATCCAATTTTAATAAACAATAATAAGATAGTAAAATTAGAATTTATAAACGGAAGTAAAACAGGTAAAAAATTAAAAGATTTAAGTGAGAGTGAACTAAGGAATATAGCAAGTTATGATATAAATACTCGTAAATTTTTTGAAGAGTATGGAGATATAAAAATAGCAGAACAAAATTTATTATTATCAAAAAGTGAAGTTGCTTTAATAAATGCAAAGGCAATAGATAAAGCGAATGCAAAAGAACAAATATTTACAGATAATTATAGTAATTTTATTAGTAGTTTATTTGAAGGGAATTTAGAAGTTCAAAATATTAAATTAAATAATTTACTATACAATATATATGATAAGAAAAATAAAATTAGTTTTGGTACATTTATAGATATTAATGTACTTGATAATGACAAGTCTTCAAAATTAAAAAAAATATTAAATAGTACATATTTTTCATATGGTAAAAACATCAGTAAAAATATAAATCTAAATTTATATGGAGTCTATACACATTCAAACTATAATTTTGACAAAGTAAAATCTGAATTTATTAATAATAATGTGGAATTTGGAATAGTGTATACACATAATTTTAAAAGCTTAGATATAATAATAGATAATTCTTTGTCGTATAATAATACTAAAATTTCAAGAGAGATTATAGATGAAAAAGTAAAAAATAAATTACATTCATTAATGTTTCAAAATAAATTGTTATTTAAGAGAGATTTTAAAATTGATAAAATAAAAACAATCTTTACTCCCTTTATATCAAACACTTTACAAGTTTTAAATGTGTTTGAAAGTGCTAGGGAAAATTCAAGTTTAGGAGTTAAAATATTAAAAAATATATTTATAAACGATAAAATAGGATTTGGTATAGCAACTAAAACAACAATTTTTGATAAAATAACTATCAATAATAGGTTAAAATTAGATATAAATACTAATATTAATAATACATTAAAAGTAAATATTTTAGATAAAGACACTGTATTTCAAGGAGAAAAATTAAGTAGAATGGTTTTGGATTATCAAATAGGAGTAAGTTTTATACCTATTAATAACTTGAAATTAGGAATTAATGCTAATATAAACACTAAATCTAAGTTTGGGGCTAATATATTTTTAGATTATGAATTTTAG
- a CDS encoding ABC-2 family transporter protein, with protein MNFRLFITLSKNSLKQSLAYRTSSIIMFIVSILFFVLQILSSYIFYGYTDNIAGYTFMDSINLISTGFILTSLNYCFFIVGNESIYDEVLEGEMDYKFIRPINSYWLYTFYGIDLQNLITAIMGIIFQIYLFIIQDISILKITGWAVMVILGVWYMFLISRLLVLIVFYTDKANSIQGLPELLEDASLKPKGIYPKPVEYIFVFLISYLMVFNGPIDILKGTINWTYLLAYIFSAIFLTIISYKLWFIAINKYQSSN; from the coding sequence ATGAATTTTAGATTATTTATAACATTGTCTAAAAATAGTTTAAAACAGTCTTTGGCATATAGAACTTCTTCAATTATAATGTTTATAGTATCAATATTATTTTTTGTGTTACAAATATTAAGTAGTTATATATTTTATGGTTATACTGATAATATTGCGGGTTATACATTTATGGACAGTATAAATTTAATTTCTACTGGTTTTATATTAACTTCTTTAAATTATTGTTTTTTTATAGTCGGTAATGAAAGTATTTACGATGAAGTATTAGAAGGAGAAATGGATTATAAATTTATAAGACCTATAAATTCATATTGGTTGTATACATTTTATGGAATAGATTTGCAAAATTTAATAACAGCAATAATGGGTATAATTTTTCAAATATATTTATTTATAATACAAGATATATCTATTTTGAAAATTACTGGATGGGCAGTTATGGTAATATTAGGGGTATGGTATATGTTTCTCATATCAAGATTATTAGTATTAATTGTTTTTTATACAGATAAAGCTAATTCAATTCAAGGACTACCAGAACTGTTGGAAGACGCCTCTTTAAAACCAAAAGGTATTTATCCAAAACCAGTAGAGTATATTTTTGTATTTTTAATTTCTTATTTAATGGTTTTTAATGGGCCAATAGATATATTAAAAGGAACAATAAATTGGACATATTTATTAGCATATATATTTTCTGCTATATTTTTAACTATAATATCATATAAATTATGGTTTATTGCAATAAATAAATATCAGTCTTCAAATTAA
- a CDS encoding DUF1622 domain-containing protein, translated as MKEIIEFIVPFASNCLELVGVIIVIIGSINSLIKLITSKFDLNNVKIKLQLIKALELSLEFKLAAELLKTVLIRTVDELLILSAIVILRVIMTFVIHWEITNYKKRDEL; from the coding sequence TTGAAAGAAATTATAGAATTTATTGTCCCCTTTGCTTCTAATTGTTTAGAATTAGTTGGAGTTATTATTGTAATAATAGGTTCTATTAATTCTTTAATTAAATTAATTACAAGCAAATTTGATCTCAATAATGTTAAAATAAAATTACAACTAATTAAAGCTCTTGAATTAAGTTTAGAGTTTAAATTAGCAGCAGAACTTTTAAAAACTGTATTAATACGCACAGTAGATGAATTATTAATACTATCTGCTATTGTAATTTTAAGAGTCATTATGACTTTTGTAATACATTGGGAAATCACAAATTATAAAAAAAGAGATGAGTTATGA
- a CDS encoding ABC-2 family transporter protein, whose translation MKKYYKIMINQILIKFQHRFNILSKIWINLFQFFIIYFIWKNVYTTSELSKIGDYNINEMTIYILITNLTILLYNFNDIHRIGRLVRTGKLTTILLRPISFSKENFFQYMGNKFIVMSMFLIMILISKIDYKFFVFIYVFFTIIMYYYLIAVISTIGFWIIQTWSLNGLFNGIFYILAGVYFPLDLLPKNIFLIVKYNPFSLVSYVLAKILESKIEFNQILYYMLSCIIWIIILKILYRFLLIKGLKTYEGMGA comes from the coding sequence ATGAAAAAATATTATAAAATTATGATTAATCAAATTCTTATAAAATTTCAACATAGGTTTAATATTTTATCAAAGATTTGGATAAATTTATTTCAATTTTTTATAATATATTTTATTTGGAAAAATGTATATACAACTAGTGAATTAAGTAAAATTGGAGATTATAATATTAATGAAATGACTATATATATATTAATTACAAATTTAACAATTTTATTATATAATTTTAACGATATTCATAGAATTGGTAGATTAGTTAGAACAGGTAAATTAACAACAATTTTATTAAGACCAATATCATTTTCAAAAGAAAATTTTTTTCAATATATGGGAAATAAATTTATAGTGATGTCAATGTTTTTAATAATGATATTAATTTCAAAAATAGATTATAAGTTTTTTGTATTTATTTATGTATTTTTTACAATAATAATGTATTATTATTTAATAGCAGTTATATCGACAATAGGATTTTGGATTATACAAACATGGTCTTTAAATGGATTATTCAATGGAATATTTTATATATTAGCGGGTGTATATTTTCCGTTGGATTTATTGCCTAAAAATATATTTTTAATTGTTAAATATAATCCATTTTCATTAGTTTCATATGTATTGGCTAAGATATTAGAAAGTAAAATTGAATTTAATCAAATTTTGTATTATATGTTGTCATGCATAATCTGGATTATAATTTTAAAGATACTGTATAGATTTTTATTGATAAAAGGATTAAAAACATATGAAGGAATGGGGGCATAA
- a CDS encoding YcaO-like family protein: protein MKNIERIYGVDSAIENIKKTMTEMNLKYEVEEYNTDNNNIKTILVKSNEVLSSGKGFGNQSLASGLFEFLEHYIYENKISKNRVKKINFDELKEIFEYDNAVDYFFFEKKKNKEYFAIEFNEYNGKSSFFLPEALIYIYENKEYTELRKATVYSSNNGIAIGMNKKEAILHALNELIERQSLSKHYIDVFMKGDIPLKINKFTLTKRLKEILFEVEKEIGEEIEIVQLKNEFDLYAYLVYPKNKDIRKFYKGSGCSLLSEYALERAILELLQSYHLTDITEQENLLKKEKIFIENNLKKYLEIFNLNYIYDTYKEINFENNSLNSQDLKDMIEFIIKKLYLKGYKVYLAKLFEKNNIVCIKVVIPNFEHFHLVAEGVPVVPNIPNFNEIIEKKENEVINYDNN, encoded by the coding sequence ATTGAAAATATAAAAAAAACTATGACAGAAATGAATTTAAAATATGAAGTTGAAGAATATAATACAGATAATAATAATATAAAAACAATTTTAGTTAAATCCAATGAAGTATTAAGTTCTGGAAAAGGATTTGGAAATCAATCTCTTGCTAGTGGATTGTTTGAATTTTTAGAACATTATATTTATGAAAATAAAATATCTAAAAATAGAGTTAAAAAAATTAATTTTGATGAATTAAAAGAAATTTTTGAATATGATAATGCAGTAGATTATTTCTTTTTTGAAAAAAAGAAAAATAAAGAATATTTTGCAATAGAATTTAATGAATACAATGGGAAAAGTAGTTTTTTTTTACCAGAAGCATTGATATATATCTATGAAAATAAAGAATATACAGAATTAAGAAAAGCAACAGTATATTCTTCAAATAATGGTATTGCTATTGGAATGAATAAAAAAGAAGCAATATTACATGCTTTAAATGAATTAATAGAAAGACAATCATTGTCAAAACATTATATTGATGTATTTATGAAAGGTGATATTCCTTTAAAAATAAATAAATTTACATTAACAAAAAGATTAAAAGAAATTTTATTTGAAGTTGAAAAAGAAATTGGGGAAGAAATTGAAATAGTACAACTTAAAAATGAATTTGACCTGTATGCTTATTTAGTGTACCCTAAAAATAAAGACATAAGAAAATTTTATAAAGGAAGTGGATGTTCATTATTATCAGAGTATGCCCTAGAAAGAGCAATTTTAGAACTTTTGCAGTCATACCATTTAACAGATATAACTGAACAAGAAAATTTATTAAAAAAAGAAAAAATATTTATAGAAAATAATTTGAAAAAATATTTAGAAATATTTAATTTAAATTACATTTATGATACTTATAAAGAAATAAATTTTGAAAATAATTCATTAAATAGTCAAGATTTAAAAGATATGATAGAATTTATAATAAAAAAATTATATCTAAAAGGATATAAAGTTTATTTGGCAAAATTATTTGAAAAAAATAATATAGTGTGTATTAAAGTAGTAATACCTAATTTTGAACATTTTCACTTAGTTGCAGAAGGAGTACCAGTTGTTCCTAATATACCTAATTTTAATGAAATTATTGAAAAAAAAGAAAATGAGGTAATAAATTATGATAATAATTAA
- a CDS encoding YoaK family protein, giving the protein MLIIFIFKDNKYNLLTISIISFMSAVQIQTFKKIEETIYMSTMCTGNTRKMIESIVKKDKNGIKIFTSVVLSFAMGVIVGAIGIEYLKAMAILLLTLPLLSVLFLIHKNI; this is encoded by the coding sequence ATACTAATTATATTTATTTTTAAAGATAATAAATATAATTTGTTGACTATTAGTATAATTTCATTTATGAGTGCTGTACAAATACAAACTTTTAAGAAAATAGAAGAGACTATATATATGTCTACTATGTGTACAGGAAATACTAGAAAAATGATAGAAAGTATAGTAAAAAAAGATAAAAATGGAATTAAAATATTTACCAGTGTAGTACTATCATTTGCAATGGGAGTAATAGTAGGTGCTATTGGAATAGAGTATTTAAAAGCAATGGCAATATTATTATTAACGCTTCCACTTTTATCTGTGCTGTTTTTAATACATAAAAATATATAA
- a CDS encoding ABC transporter ATP-binding protein, producing the protein MIIIKNLKYQYKTYKKGVGFLNNFKDFFKRKYEYIDAIDIKSLKVDKGEIVGLLGPNGAGKTTLIKLMTGILSIENGEILCDNYIPYKKEENYLKEIGVVIGQKSQLIWDLPSIDTLKMLKDIYKINELEFNNRLKKMTNLLNLEDKINIPVRKLSLGERLKFELICSLIHKPKILFLDEPTIGVDIISQKAIHEFLLKLNSDEKTTIILTSHNMKDIEYLCRRIVVILKGKITLDTDIMQLKNSYKVETKYIIHTEIDEFPFKDIEFKKIDNCKFEIGKNNIISFEDNTKELEEIIYEIFKGDQL; encoded by the coding sequence ATGATAATAATTAAAAATTTAAAATATCAATATAAAACTTATAAAAAAGGTGTTGGATTTTTAAATAATTTTAAAGATTTTTTTAAAAGAAAATATGAGTATATTGATGCAATAGATATCAAAAGTTTAAAAGTTGATAAAGGAGAAATTGTTGGATTATTGGGACCAAATGGAGCAGGAAAGACAACTTTAATTAAACTTATGACAGGTATATTATCAATAGAAAATGGAGAAATTTTATGTGATAATTATATACCATATAAAAAAGAAGAGAATTATTTGAAGGAAATTGGTGTAGTTATTGGACAAAAAAGTCAATTAATCTGGGATTTACCAAGTATTGATACACTTAAAATGTTAAAAGATATTTATAAAATAAATGAATTGGAATTTAATAATAGATTAAAGAAAATGACTAATTTATTAAATCTAGAAGATAAAATAAACATTCCTGTGAGAAAATTATCTTTGGGAGAAAGATTAAAATTTGAATTAATTTGTTCTTTAATACATAAACCGAAAATATTATTTTTAGATGAACCAACAATTGGGGTAGATATAATTAGTCAAAAAGCAATACATGAATTTTTATTAAAATTAAATAGTGATGAAAAAACTACAATAATATTAACTAGTCATAATATGAAAGATATAGAATATTTATGTAGGAGAATAGTCGTTATATTAAAAGGAAAAATAACACTAGATACTGATATTATGCAATTAAAAAATAGTTATAAAGTAGAAACTAAATACATAATTCATACGGAAATAGATGAATTCCCATTTAAAGATATAGAATTTAAAAAAATAGATAATTGTAAGTTTGAAATAGGTAAAAATAATATTATATCTTTTGAAGATAATACTAAGGAATTAGAAGAAATAATATACGAAATTTTTAAAGGAGACCAATTATGA
- a CDS encoding DUF2147 domain-containing protein, with translation MKKYILFVLLIISNLIFANDDITGYWYNAKNEAEHTAIIKIEKSEDNKYFGKIVKLKNPIYLDGENKGKKKLDLNNKNQDLRNRTIEGIKIIENFRYDEKNNDFRDGTIYNPEDGKVYYSYIKFQKDGKLHVRGSVDALGWFGKTRTWSRVEDKH, from the coding sequence ATGAAAAAGTATATTTTATTTGTACTATTAATCATTTCTAATCTTATTTTTGCAAATGATGATATTACTGGTTATTGGTATAATGCAAAAAACGAAGCAGAACATACAGCCATAATTAAAATTGAAAAATCAGAAGATAATAAATATTTTGGTAAAATTGTAAAACTAAAAAATCCAATTTATTTAGATGGTGAAAATAAGGGTAAAAAGAAATTAGATTTGAATAATAAAAATCAAGATTTAAGAAATAGGACTATTGAAGGAATTAAAATAATTGAAAATTTCAGATATGATGAAAAAAACAATGATTTTAGAGATGGTACTATATATAATCCAGAAGATGGTAAAGTTTACTATTCTTATATTAAATTCCAAAAAGATGGAAAATTACATGTTAGAGGCTCTGTTGATGCATTAGGTTGGTTTGGAAAAACTAGAACTTGGTCAAGAGTAGAAGATAAACATTAA